The genomic DNA GCCTTGGGTATGCAGCAAAGTCCATCAGAAAGCCTCCTCCCACCCTGCTGCTGTTTTCTGTTATTGTAAATATCAAATACTCAAGTCAGATAATCAGAATGTAAAGAAAAAACTCAAAACCATACATATTGCAATACAGTTTTAGACAAGtggagaatatttttaaaaagaatttctaTTGACAATGACTAACCAAAAATGGATGAAGAAAGTCGCCCATAGCGTGAGGACAATAAAGATCCAGGTGGTGGCTTCCTGCGACGCTCATTATGACCAGCCAGGCGCCTACGACAACTCCGTTTTCCTTGGTCAAATTCGGCAAGCTGATGAAATCTGGGAACAGATCATGCAAGAACCATTGTCCTTTTAAAAGAATATGTAAACATATAACAATgaattatcatatatatatatatatgaatatacaCACACACGCgacaaatgaaacaaaacaGCATTTGCATGATTTGACATTTGCCAATTTCCATTAGTAATAcaaacattttctttcatatgcTCAAGTTTCAGATAAGTCATCTTGGCCATAGGTAGCATGAGCATGCTCAAACCCTAAAACCAAATCCTCCATATAATACCTATATTGCGCCAAACCTGAACGGTCATATGAATGGTTTTCATGAAACTAGCCAAGAGATGTGGATAACTTTTGAGTACATATCCCTTGGATAATCAAGTAAGCttctttattgatttattttcccatctttttatccaaaaacAATTCCTGGGGTTTTTCATGTGACCCTGCTCTTTCATGCTGAGGCCCAAGGATTAACTTCCATCACAATTGTTAGCTCTTCATCTCCACTAAAGAGACAGGTCACACCAAGCTCAGCTTTGCTATGTTATTCATAAGAAAGTTCCGTATATTTTGAACATGATCTTAGACAACACATCGAAGAACCCTAGATTCTTGAAACAATATTTAGCATAATTCCACAACATAACAACAAATTGGCGATTCAGAATAAAGTacaggaaataaataaatatataaataaaagaaactcCAGAAGATCCACCTTTTCATCACCTATCATTGATCCCTTGGATAATCAAAGAAagcttctttatttatttattttcccatctttttatccaaaaacAATTCCTGGGGTTTTTCATGTGACCCTGCTCTTTCATGCTGAGGCCCAAGGATTAACTTCCATCACAATTGTTAGCTCTTCATCTCCACTAACAGACAGGTCACACCAAGCTCAGCTTTGCTATGTTATTCATAAGAAAGTTCTGTATATTTTGAACATGATCTTAGACAACACATCGAAGAACATTAGATTCTTGAAACAATATTTAGCATAATTCCACAACATAACAACAAATTGGTGATTCAGAATAAAGTacaggaaataaataaataaaagaaactcCAGAAGATCCACCTTTTCATCACCTATCATTGATCCTTTCAATTTGGCATGTTAGCCATGTGCTTCAAATCCCCTTGACATACCAGTTCTCATCAAAGAAAATACAGATAATTTGTGTCCTACATTGCAAGTGCTAATTACAGAAATTCTGATTGGAAAACTTCAATTGTAAAGACAATTTACATACAAAATAGGCAACAAAATTCAGCCACTTACAGTTCATTGTTTGGAAGTGACTCAATTGTACTTGGTTATTTCGTATTGAATTACATTttctaaagagaaaaaatcATACTCCCACACTCTCCACAAATTTCCCATCAACCTGTATACATCTATAAACATGATTACCATTGCTGCCCATGATCACATAACACATTTCTTCCTTTTGAAAATGCAAACTATTTTCTAAGATGGTCCTTTTGAAAGTGAAAACTAAGAGGAATGAATTTTGATATGCACAAAATAATGATGAGAAAGGAGAgatggagataaaaaaattaagtaaaaaccAGATTACATAAAAAACCACCAACATATGCCAATTTGTGCTCCAAACAAACTTGTTGCATAGAAAgaaatattatatgaaaaacCAGAAGAAGGAAGAGGTGGAAAAGGCATTATGGTCCTCCTTCACATTATTGTAAGAGGTAAAACCGAAACAGATTGCTCTATTAAAGGGAGCCTTGGAAACTCTAGGGAATTGATTTTGATTCAAATCAATGTCTAGTCACTGTAAGAAGGACAATCCAACTCAGTATGAACAAAGGCACATTCATCAACTCATCGTTTATGACTTCATATTCTCAATCGTCCAACctgtttctttcatttttttttccggGATATGGTTTCAGCAACAACAAACAGAGCAATATGAAATTAGATGTAGCTCCATAATCAAAGTCCATGACAAGAACCCTGAAACACCTAAACCACTCTCATAGATAAACAACCAAGAACAGACTCAGCCTAGAACCCTATAGCCATCACCAACGACCAATTAGCCACCCCACCCACAAATCAATCAAATTCAAATGAGAAACTAACCTCCTAACTTAAAACAAACAATGGCGTGGGAACATTATATGACTAACAACCcaataaccaaacaaaaccaaaagtcCAAAACCCTCCACCAGAATCAAGTCCACCATAAACATTCAAGcataaaagaacaaataccTACACCCAAGAAAAATACCAACGCCAACTCAATTAGGTTAAACAACcttaaaaataaaccaaaaagtCAATAAAATAACCTAGTAGCTACAAAACTCCCATCAAGATCAAACACGGCCAGCATAAAAACAATAATCTGAAGCTACAAGAGATTAAAAATGGAAaccaacaaaaaagaaaaaaattaaaatataagcGAATAACAAACCGTAATTTACAACTGCAATAAATTGGATACCAAACCCACCAACAAAACTGGAAAACAAACACAGctagctaactaaaaagaacaCGAaacagaaaaggaaagaaaacccATCTATcagacaaataaaaattaaaaaggaatatGCCTAACTGAGAAACAACAAGAGACATTAAACACACCCCATCAACAAATTTAAAGtataactgaaaaaaaaattgcaaaaagttgaaaaaagaaaaagggggaaGAAAAAACAACTCCgagagaaggaaaacaaaaaccaagCTGACCTGCTACACTGCTGGCAAAACCTCTGCTCAAGGCCCGCAACAATGACCGTTGGAGACTTCGAATGCATACCACACACTTTATGCCTTGAATAGTAAGCTTTGGCATCACTCAGATCTACTTTACACCCTTCAACTTGACACCTCGGTGGTTGGCCTCCCTGAACAACCCCACTACCTCTTACCTTCTTTGGCGGCGCCGGAGGTGGGCGACCACCGGAGCCGGCGgcagaggaggaggaggaggaccCGGTTCCCGATTTGGCCGGAGCTCCAACACCCAAATCTTCAAAATATATCTTCTGCCCAAATTTCAACCCGTTGAGCGACTCAGACGAGTTGGCCGAAGAGCTGGAAACGGTCAAAGAGCTCGAACCCCTTTCCATGTGTGGCGCTCCTAGAGTCCATTCATGGGTATTTTTCTTGTGGGTCACGAAGATATAGAAAAGAGGGGAAAAGGAAACACTTGTGTAAAGAGTGGCAAAAGCAACAGATACCGATAGAAGAGTGGGGGGTTTCAAAAGCAGTTTGTGAAGGCAACAAAGCAAGAGAAGCAGTAGAAgatgatgatggtggtggtgtGAAAAAAAGCAAACACCTGACACTGGGCCATGCCAGCAGAGGAGAGGGGT from Vitis riparia cultivar Riparia Gloire de Montpellier isolate 1030 chromosome 8, EGFV_Vit.rip_1.0, whole genome shotgun sequence includes the following:
- the LOC117920776 gene encoding squamosa promoter-binding-like protein 9; protein product: MERGSSSLTVSSSSANSSESLNGLKFGQKIYFEDLGVGAPAKSGTGSSSSSSAAGSGGRPPPAPPKKVRGSGVVQGGQPPRCQVEGCKVDLSDAKAYYSRHKVCGMHSKSPTVIVAGLEQRFCQQCSRFHQLAEFDQGKRSCRRRLAGHNERRRKPPPGSLLSSRYGRLSSSIFENSSRVGGGFLMDFAAYPRHPERDTWPTTRASDRVPGNQTTAIGRFLPHPWQSNSENPLFLQGSAGGTSFHGPGIPSGECFTGASDSSCALSLLSNQPWSSRNRASGLGANSFMNPEGASMAQPTAPHSAAINHFPSTSWDFKGNEGSSSSQEMPPDLGLGQISQPINSQFSGGGELPQQSGRQYMELEHSRAYDTSTQQMHWSL